In Caloenas nicobarica isolate bCalNic1 chromosome 27, bCalNic1.hap1, whole genome shotgun sequence, one DNA window encodes the following:
- the PLVAP gene encoding plasmalemma vesicle-associated protein translates to MEKSSYAMAKFGLEPKEPMPKRDCGFYIKYIFLFTSLIQFLIILGLVLFMVYGNAQGGTDTHLRLLEEQLQDRYNKIITLGGRNMNLTRTLNATLKEKQGLQVLAQKVQRELEKCNSTQGANPIAKLQEMAMIISYQKMKLDECHMTISLINASCSAEKAQLRSQLDQSTLSKKELEENCRKASATLTKATGEQESCQRELVTTKTVCDSTKTNLELLKHECGSLRSDMSYSFQRIKEMLSPYSCSTVHEQLNWLTQRTEGLFLWQQERETKYVGKSVCDMSLLQCRINCSGEKQELEKRLQDAEKQVKGGQEEKKKLLAEKEQLGKELVEKSKAAVQAGYLREQLSVCMGSKMNTFFDLTGSRVPMGSGRPGPFVNTGSYADALRNQGIFGNMGKINTEEIQRTVQKIMEQYTGTLKNPSG, encoded by the exons ATGGAGAAGAGCAGCTACGCCATGGCCAAGTTCGGTTTGGAGCCCAAGGAACCGATGCCGAAGCGGGACTGTGGGTTTTATATCAAGTACATCTTCCTCTTCACCTCCCTCATCCAGTTCCTCATCATCCTGGGGCTGGTGCTGTTCATGGTGTACGGGAACGCGCAGGGGGGGACAGACACCCACCTccggctgctggaggagcagctgcaggaccGTTACAACAAAATCATCACCCTGGGGGGCAGGAACATGAACCTCACCCGCACCCTCAACGCCACCCTCAAGGAGAAGCAAGGGCTGCAGGTCCTGGCCCAGAAGGTGCAACGGGAGCTGGAGAAATGCAACAGCACCCAGGGGGCCAACCCCATCGCCAAG ctgcaggagatgGCAATGATCATCTCCTACCAGAAGATGAAGCTGGACGAGTGCCACATGACCATCAGCCTCATCAACGCCAGCTGCAGCG CCGAGAAGGCGCAGCTGCGGAGCCAGCTGGACCAGAGCACCCTGAGCaagaaggagctggaggaaaaCTGCCGCAAAGCTAGCGCCACCCTCACCAAAGCCACCGGGGAGCAGGAGAGCTGCCAGCGGGAGCTGGTGACCACCAAAACCGTCTGCGActccaccaaaaccaacctggAGCTGCTGAAACACGAGTGCGGGTCCCTGCGATCCGACATGAGCTACTCCTTCCAGCGCATCAAGGAGATGCTGAGCCCCTACAGCTGCAGCACCGTCCACGAGCAGCTCAACTGGCTGACGCAGCGCACGGAGGGGCTTTTCCTCTGGCAGCAGGAGCGAGAAACCAAATACGTGGGGAAAAGCGTCTGCGACAtgagcctgctccagtgtcgCATCAACTGCTCCGGGGAGAAGCAGGAGTTGGAGAAGCGGCTGCAGGATGCGGAGAAGCAGGTGAAGGGcgggcaggaggagaagaagaagcTGCTGGCGGagaaggagcagctggggaaggagctggtggagaagaGCAAAGCGGCGGTGCAGGCAGGATACCTCAGGGAGCAGCTCAGCGTGTGCATGGGCTCCAAG ATGAACACCTTCTTTGACCTGACGGGCTCGCGGGTGCCGATGGGCAGCGGGCGGCCGGGCCCCTTTGTTAACACGGGCTCCTATGCAGATGCTCTGCGGAACCAGGGCATCTTCGGGAACATGG GGAAAATCAACACGGAGGAAATCCAGCGCACAGTGCAGAAGATCATGGAGCAGTACACGGGCACCCTGAAGAACCCCAG CGGCTAA
- the LOC135999285 gene encoding coiled-coil domain-containing protein 194-like — MDPAVPKATLKVLGLCAALLVLVAAVTVAVAVMVWRSEALGKLRGCREQAANESQELGTRLAELERERARLQRAAAAGAEAEDALRRDIARARGDSRKVNASLASCRERAARLGVNVTALGDEVLALRRERAELARGKAALQAELARGEEQARGLRQRLEEVTEQQRALRARGEQCQARQRELEDTLRDYATQLDALRRRTRDRATGRRCPPSWYFLCGWCGGDSRGGGSPEGLKPGSPPTPACPDVTLSRCHPVSCSHRVS; from the exons ATGGACCCCGCGGTGCCCAAAGCCACCCTGaaggtgctggggctgtgcgcggcgctgctggtgctggtggcagcGGTGACGGTGGCGGTGGCGGTGATGGTGTGGCGCTCGGAGGCGCTGGGGAAGCTGCGGGGCTGCCGGGAACAGGCGGCGAACGagagccaggagctggggaCCCGCCTGGCCGAGCTGGAGCGGGAGCGAGCGCGGCTGCAGcgtgcggcggcggcgggcgccgAGGCCGAGGACGCTCTGCGCAGGGACATCGCCCGAGCCCGCGGTGACAGCAGGAAGGTCAACGCCAGCCTGGCGTCCTGCCGGGAGCGAGCG gccaggctgggggTCAATGTCACGGCGCTGGGGGACGAGGTGCTGGCCCTGCGGCGCGAGCGGGCTGAGCTGGCCCGCGGCAAGGCGGCTCTGCAAG CGGAGCTGGCGCGGGGGGAGGAGCaggcgcgggggctgcggcagcGGCTGGAGGAGGTGACGGAGCAGCAGCGAGCGCTGCGGGCGCGGGGGGAGCAGTGCCAGGCCCGGCAGAGAGAGCTCGAGGACACCCT GCGGGACTACGCGACCCAGCTGGACGCACTGCGGCGGCGGACGAGGGACCGAGCGACCGGGCGCAGGTGCCCCCCATCCTGGTACTTTCTGTGTGGCTGGTGCGGGGGGGACAGCCGAGGAGGGGGGTCACCG GAAGGGCTGAAGCCTGGCAGCCCCCCAACCCCTGCGTGTCCCGATGTCACCTTGTCCCGATGTCACCCTGTGTCCTGCTCCCACCGCGTGTCCTGA